A genomic region of Chitinimonas arctica contains the following coding sequences:
- the gmk gene encoding guanylate kinase gives MSKGKLFVVAGPSGAGKATLVHALLAADAKVQLSVSFTSRAPREGEQDGRDYHFVSREDFLARVNRGEFLEHAEVHGNLYGTSQKWITDSMASGLDILLEIDVQGAQQVRRLFKEAVGIFILPPSGDILEQRLRNRGTESEDAIVRRLANAREEISRVEEFDYVIVNEHIDQAVRDIIGIVRAERCRLAAQSERHQALITSLKG, from the coding sequence ATGAGCAAAGGCAAGCTTTTCGTCGTCGCCGGCCCCTCGGGCGCCGGCAAGGCCACATTGGTGCATGCCCTGCTGGCGGCCGACGCAAAGGTACAGCTGTCGGTTTCCTTCACCAGCCGCGCCCCGCGCGAAGGTGAGCAGGACGGCCGTGACTACCATTTCGTCAGCCGCGAGGATTTCCTCGCCAGGGTGAACCGTGGCGAGTTCCTCGAACACGCCGAGGTACACGGCAATCTGTACGGTACGTCGCAGAAATGGATTACCGATTCCATGGCCAGCGGCCTCGATATCCTGTTGGAGATCGATGTGCAGGGCGCCCAGCAGGTGCGGCGGCTGTTCAAGGAAGCCGTCGGCATCTTTATCCTGCCGCCCTCGGGCGACATCCTGGAGCAGCGCCTGCGTAACCGCGGTACCGAGAGCGAAGACGCCATCGTTCGGCGCCTGGCCAACGCCCGCGAAGAAATCTCGCGGGTCGAGGAATTCGACTATGTGATCGTCAATGAACATATCGACCAGGCCGTCCGCGACATTATCGGCATCGTCCGCGCCGAACGCTGCCGCTTGGCGGCGCAGAGCGAGCGCCACCAGGCACTGATCACCAGCCTCAAGGGCTGA
- the rpoZ gene encoding DNA-directed RNA polymerase subunit omega yields MARITVEDIIERIPNRFDLTLAAAYRARQLANGSSPLVETAGRDKPTVLALREMAAGKVGVEILHRARS; encoded by the coding sequence ATGGCCCGTATCACCGTAGAAGACATCATTGAACGTATCCCCAACCGCTTCGACCTGACCCTGGCGGCCGCCTACCGCGCCCGCCAACTGGCCAACGGCTCCTCGCCGCTGGTGGAAACCGCCGGCCGCGACAAACCCACGGTACTGGCCCTGCGCGAAATGGCGGCGGGCAAGGTCGGCGTCGAAATCCTGCACCGCGCCCGCAGCTAG
- a CDS encoding RelA/SpoT family protein: MLDAADLPVPDEYAVQLARDANTLFAKVAGYLKPEDLPQLLAAFKFSAECHKSQFRKSGEPYITHPLAVADILADHHLDAQALMAAFLHDTMEDTGVTKLELTDRFGKPIAELVDGLSKLEKLEFQSKEEAQAENFRKMLMAMARDVRVILVKLADRLHNMRTLDHMREDKQKRIAAETLEIYAPIANRIGLHAIYQELEDWSFRYLHPMRYEVLGKALKSARGNRREVVSKILEAIKHKLADTQIEATVYGREKHLASIYRKMQEKHLSFSEVLDIYGFRVIVRDVSTCYLVLGALHGLYKPRPGTFKDYIAIPKPNGYQSLHTALSGPYGTPIEVQVRTHDMHKVAQAGVASHWMYKSGDDGVSDVQSKTHQWLQSLLEIQSMSGDSIEFLEHIKVDLFPGEVYVFTPKGKIFTLPQGATAVDFAYAVHSDVGNCCIAARINYDLMPLRTALKTGDQVEIITATTARPNPNWLNFVVTGKARSHIRHFLKTMRYEESVQLGERMLNQAVRALINQSTEVPAEGWERYLRENAPSRRDEILSDIGLGKRLGVVVGQRLLILSGLLAEGEAKSGPILIRGTEGVAVQFSRCCNPIPGDPIIGIIKQGQGLVIHTHDCPQAVGRQGRVDPDKLLEVEWDVPAGKLFDVQIKVLAMHERGVLAQVAAAISDAAANIENVRMDSEAEGDRYIEISFTVQVENRQHLAQVMQTLRSLESVVRITRLKS, encoded by the coding sequence ATGCTCGACGCCGCCGACCTCCCCGTTCCCGATGAATACGCCGTGCAATTGGCGCGGGACGCGAACACCCTGTTCGCCAAGGTGGCCGGCTACCTGAAACCGGAAGACCTGCCGCAGCTGCTGGCCGCCTTCAAGTTCAGCGCCGAATGCCATAAATCCCAGTTCCGCAAGAGCGGCGAGCCTTATATCACCCACCCCTTGGCGGTGGCCGATATCCTGGCCGATCACCATCTCGACGCCCAGGCGCTGATGGCTGCCTTCCTGCACGACACCATGGAAGACACCGGCGTGACCAAGCTGGAGCTGACCGACCGCTTCGGCAAGCCGATCGCCGAACTGGTGGACGGCCTTTCCAAGCTGGAAAAACTGGAGTTCCAGAGCAAGGAAGAAGCGCAGGCGGAAAACTTCCGCAAGATGCTGATGGCCATGGCGCGCGATGTCCGCGTTATCCTGGTCAAGCTGGCGGACCGTTTGCACAATATGCGCACGCTGGACCATATGCGCGAGGACAAGCAAAAGCGCATTGCCGCCGAAACGCTGGAGATCTACGCGCCCATCGCCAACCGCATCGGCCTGCACGCCATCTACCAGGAGCTGGAAGACTGGAGCTTCCGCTACCTGCATCCGATGCGCTACGAGGTATTGGGCAAGGCGCTCAAATCGGCCCGCGGCAATCGGCGCGAGGTGGTCAGCAAGATCCTGGAAGCGATCAAGCACAAGCTGGCCGATACGCAGATCGAAGCCACGGTCTATGGCCGCGAGAAACACCTGGCCAGCATCTATCGCAAAATGCAGGAAAAGCACCTGAGCTTCTCCGAGGTACTGGATATCTACGGCTTCCGCGTGATCGTCCGCGACGTCTCGACCTGCTACCTGGTGCTAGGCGCGCTGCACGGCCTCTACAAGCCCCGCCCCGGCACTTTCAAGGACTACATCGCCATACCCAAGCCTAACGGCTACCAAAGCCTGCATACGGCGCTTTCCGGCCCGTACGGCACGCCGATCGAGGTGCAGGTGCGCACCCACGATATGCACAAGGTGGCGCAGGCGGGGGTGGCCTCGCACTGGATGTACAAATCGGGCGACGACGGCGTCAGCGACGTGCAGAGCAAGACGCACCAGTGGCTGCAGTCGCTGCTCGAGATCCAATCCATGTCGGGCGATTCCATCGAATTCCTGGAACATATCAAGGTCGACCTGTTTCCCGGCGAAGTATATGTCTTTACCCCCAAGGGCAAGATCTTCACCTTGCCGCAGGGCGCCACCGCGGTCGATTTCGCCTATGCCGTACACTCCGACGTGGGCAATTGCTGCATCGCCGCCCGCATCAACTACGATTTGATGCCCTTGCGCACGGCCTTGAAGACCGGCGACCAGGTCGAAATCATTACCGCGACCACGGCTCGCCCCAATCCGAATTGGCTCAATTTCGTGGTGACCGGCAAGGCCCGCTCGCATATCCGCCACTTCCTCAAGACCATGCGCTACGAGGAATCGGTGCAGCTGGGCGAGCGTATGCTGAACCAGGCGGTGCGGGCATTGATCAACCAGAGCACCGAGGTGCCGGCCGAAGGCTGGGAACGCTATCTGCGCGAAAACGCGCCATCGCGGCGCGACGAGATCCTGTCCGACATTGGCCTGGGCAAGCGCCTGGGCGTCGTGGTGGGACAGCGCCTGCTGATCCTGTCCGGCCTTCTGGCCGAAGGCGAGGCCAAGAGCGGTCCCATCCTCATCCGTGGCACCGAAGGCGTGGCGGTGCAATTCTCGCGCTGCTGCAATCCCATCCCCGGCGACCCCATCATCGGCATCATCAAGCAGGGGCAAGGCCTGGTCATCCATACCCACGACTGCCCGCAGGCGGTCGGCCGGCAGGGCCGGGTCGATCCCGACAAGCTGCTGGAAGTGGAATGGGATGTGCCGGCCGGCAAATTGTTCGATGTCCAGATCAAGGTACTGGCCATGCACGAGCGCGGCGTGCTGGCCCAGGTCGCCGCCGCCATCTCGGATGCCGCCGCCAATATCGAAAACGTCCGAATGGACAGCGAAGCGGAAGGCGATCGCTATATCGAGATCAGCTTTACCGTGCAGGTGGAAAACCGCCAGCACCTGGCCCAGGTAATGCAGACACTGCGCTCGCTGGAAAGCGTGGTCCGCATTACCCGCCTCAAATCCTGA
- the thiS gene encoding sulfur carrier protein ThiS: MITIILNGESRQLPAGLNLAQLIEQLGHQGRRIAIEQNGAIVPRSQHAQTPLAAGDKLEIVVAVGGG, from the coding sequence GTGATCACCATCATCCTGAACGGCGAGTCTCGCCAGCTGCCGGCTGGCTTGAACCTTGCCCAATTGATAGAACAGCTCGGCCACCAAGGCCGGCGTATCGCCATCGAGCAGAATGGCGCCATCGTTCCGCGCAGCCAGCACGCGCAAACGCCCTTGGCGGCTGGCGACAAATTGGAAATCGTCGTTGCGGTGGGCGGAGGGTAG
- a CDS encoding GNAT family N-acetyltransferase, producing the protein MEAKLQSRRATPFDAEVLTELNLELLRDDASGGATTPAKIKARMLDWLSSGEYAAVLFEHEGEVVAYALYREQNASIYLRQFFVAKNRRRLGLGRRALAVLFEEYWPDGKRLSVDVLTSNERALAFWRSVGFLDYCTTLIMAPKQRPTLSPRTSL; encoded by the coding sequence ATGGAAGCCAAGCTGCAAAGCCGTCGCGCCACCCCTTTCGACGCCGAGGTACTGACCGAGCTAAATCTGGAATTGTTACGCGATGACGCCAGCGGCGGTGCCACCACGCCGGCCAAGATCAAGGCACGCATGCTGGATTGGCTGAGCAGCGGCGAATATGCGGCGGTACTTTTCGAGCATGAGGGCGAGGTCGTCGCCTATGCGCTGTATCGGGAACAGAACGCATCGATCTATCTGCGCCAGTTCTTTGTCGCCAAGAACCGCCGCCGGCTGGGCCTGGGACGGCGTGCCCTGGCGGTGCTGTTCGAAGAGTACTGGCCGGACGGCAAGCGGCTCAGCGTCGATGTGCTGACCAGTAATGAACGGGCGCTCGCTTTCTGGCGCTCGGTCGGCTTTCTCGATTACTGCACCACCCTGATCATGGCGCCCAAACAGCGCCCCACTCTTTCGCCACGGACAAGCTTATGA
- a CDS encoding thiazole synthase has protein sequence MNSPLSIAGRDFGSRLLVGTGKYRDFQQTRAAIDAAGAEIVTVAIRRVNLGQDASQPSLLDYLPASEFTYLPNTAGCYTADDAIRTLRLARELLDGHKLVKLEVLGDPHSLYPNVLDTLKAAEVLVKDGFDVMVYTSDDPIVARQLEEIGCCAIMPLASLIGSGMGILNPWNLKLIIEQSKVPVIVDAGVGTASDAAIAMELGCDGVLMNTAIALAQDPILMASAMKKGVEAGREAFLAGRMPRKFYSASPSSPTSGMIA, from the coding sequence ATGAACTCGCCCCTTTCCATCGCCGGCCGCGACTTTGGCTCCCGACTGCTGGTAGGCACCGGTAAATATCGCGATTTCCAACAAACCCGCGCCGCTATCGATGCGGCCGGCGCCGAGATCGTCACCGTTGCCATTCGGCGGGTCAATCTGGGCCAGGATGCCAGCCAGCCCAGCCTGCTCGACTACCTGCCCGCCAGCGAATTCACCTATCTGCCCAATACCGCCGGCTGCTATACCGCCGACGATGCCATTCGCACCTTGCGCCTGGCGCGCGAACTGCTGGATGGCCACAAGCTGGTGAAGCTGGAAGTGCTGGGCGATCCGCACAGCCTCTACCCCAATGTGCTCGATACCCTCAAGGCGGCCGAGGTGCTGGTCAAGGATGGCTTCGACGTGATGGTCTATACCTCCGACGACCCCATCGTGGCACGTCAGCTGGAAGAAATCGGCTGTTGCGCCATCATGCCGCTGGCCAGCCTGATCGGTTCGGGCATGGGCATCCTGAACCCCTGGAACCTCAAGCTGATCATTGAGCAGAGCAAGGTACCCGTCATTGTCGATGCCGGTGTCGGCACCGCCTCCGATGCGGCCATCGCCATGGAACTGGGCTGTGATGGCGTATTGATGAATACCGCCATCGCCCTGGCGCAGGACCCTATCCTGATGGCCAGCGCAATGAAAAAGGGCGTGGAAGCCGGCCGCGAAGCCTTCCTGGCCGGCCGTATGCCGCGCAAGTTCTATAGCGCCAGCCCCAGCTCCCCTACCAGCGGCATGATCGCCTGA
- the trmB gene encoding tRNA (guanosine(46)-N7)-methyltransferase TrmB, producing MENPQHRHIRSFVLRQGHFSEAQTRAMEDGMPRWGVEYRHERLDLAAAFGREAPKVLEIGFGMGGATAEIAAARPDTDFLGIEVHGPGVGNMLKLIEEKQLNNIRIVRHDAVEVLAHMLGENSLDGFHLYFPDPWPKKRHHKRRLVQPAFLAHIVSRLKPGAYIHMATDWEDYAAQMLEVLSANPDLRNSADGYAPRPEWRPLTKFEQRGLNLGHGVWDLMFIKR from the coding sequence ATGGAAAATCCGCAACACCGCCATATCCGCAGCTTTGTGCTGCGCCAGGGGCATTTTTCCGAGGCGCAGACGCGAGCCATGGAAGACGGCATGCCGCGCTGGGGTGTCGAATATCGCCATGAACGGCTGGACCTGGCAGCCGCCTTCGGCCGTGAAGCACCCAAGGTGCTGGAAATCGGCTTCGGCATGGGCGGCGCCACCGCCGAGATCGCCGCCGCGCGGCCGGATACCGACTTCCTCGGCATCGAGGTTCATGGTCCGGGCGTGGGTAATATGCTCAAGCTGATAGAAGAAAAGCAGCTGAACAATATACGCATTGTCCGCCACGACGCAGTCGAGGTGCTGGCCCATATGCTGGGCGAGAACAGCCTGGACGGCTTCCACCTCTACTTCCCCGATCCCTGGCCGAAAAAGCGCCATCACAAGCGCCGCCTGGTGCAGCCGGCCTTCCTCGCCCATATCGTCAGCCGCCTCAAGCCAGGCGCCTATATCCATATGGCGACCGACTGGGAAGATTACGCGGCACAGATGCTGGAGGTGCTGAGCGCCAACCCGGACCTGCGCAACAGCGCGGACGGCTATGCTCCGCGCCCGGAATGGCGGCCGCTGACCAAGTTCGAGCAGCGTGGCCTGAACCTGGGCCATGGCGTGTGGGATTTGATGTTTATCAAGCGCTGA
- a CDS encoding SPOR domain-containing protein, with amino-acid sequence MKWLFILLVIANLLFYGYTKLAEPPAPIDWKAREVKADALKTVGSEPKPVVAQSEADATEAAAAPVAPPEKPADSTGKQALSCFVWRGILPEDMPNARKKLAALKLGGEVKVETSEPDTPKRYWVFIPPRPSAEDAQKKAEQLKAIGVEDFFVVSDGSRWNHAISLGLFSSQEAAERRLEGVRQKGVRTAISRERNEASATRNLVLRHIGKQARMPLSEAATGFKGSTVVETGC; translated from the coding sequence ATGAAGTGGCTGTTTATTCTGCTGGTCATCGCCAATCTGCTCTTCTATGGCTACACCAAACTGGCCGAGCCGCCCGCGCCCATCGATTGGAAGGCGCGCGAAGTCAAGGCGGATGCCTTGAAGACCGTCGGTAGCGAACCCAAGCCGGTGGTCGCCCAGTCGGAGGCCGATGCGACGGAAGCTGCCGCTGCGCCGGTGGCCCCGCCGGAAAAACCGGCCGACAGCACGGGCAAGCAGGCGCTGAGCTGTTTTGTCTGGCGCGGCATCCTGCCCGAGGATATGCCCAATGCCCGCAAGAAACTGGCTGCACTCAAGCTGGGTGGCGAAGTGAAGGTCGAAACCAGCGAGCCCGACACGCCCAAGCGTTACTGGGTGTTTATTCCGCCACGTCCGTCGGCCGAGGACGCGCAAAAGAAAGCCGAACAACTGAAGGCGATCGGGGTGGAGGATTTCTTCGTGGTCAGCGATGGATCCCGTTGGAACCATGCGATTTCGCTGGGGCTGTTCTCCAGCCAGGAGGCGGCGGAACGGCGGCTGGAAGGTGTGCGGCAGAAGGGGGTACGCACCGCCATCAGCCGTGAGCGGAACGAAGCAAGCGCCACCCGCAACCTGGTGCTGCGCCATATCGGCAAGCAGGCCCGCATGCCGCTGAGCGAAGCCGCTACCGGTTTCAAGGGCAGTACCGTGGTGGAAACCGGCTGTTAA
- a CDS encoding type III pantothenate kinase, translated as MNAPILLLDAGNSRLKWALQLPDGPIAQGMAYYTDLAAWVADLAGWPAPLRVLGCNVAGPAIAEQLAERVAPAVRWLKPTAELAGLRNGYLQPGQLGADRWAAMLGARALCQGDAIVVMAGTAMTVDALTAEGDFLGGVIVPGFGLMRTALAQGTADLGLPDGEAVAFPRATGQAIVNGALLALAGTVESMLRRLEAHTGRPATVLLSGGDAARLAPLLADTLAERLVAVDNLVLRGLARLAFAELEP; from the coding sequence GTGAACGCCCCGATCCTGTTGCTGGATGCCGGCAATAGCCGGCTCAAGTGGGCTTTGCAGCTACCGGACGGACCTATCGCGCAAGGGATGGCGTACTACACCGATCTGGCGGCATGGGTGGCGGACTTGGCCGGCTGGCCGGCGCCGCTTCGGGTTTTGGGGTGCAATGTGGCCGGACCGGCCATTGCCGAACAATTGGCGGAGCGGGTCGCGCCGGCCGTCCGCTGGCTAAAGCCCACCGCGGAGCTGGCGGGACTGCGTAACGGCTATCTGCAGCCCGGCCAGTTGGGTGCGGACCGGTGGGCCGCGATGTTGGGCGCGCGCGCCCTTTGCCAAGGGGATGCCATCGTGGTCATGGCAGGGACCGCCATGACGGTCGATGCGCTGACCGCCGAGGGCGACTTCCTCGGTGGCGTCATCGTGCCGGGCTTTGGTCTGATGCGAACGGCCCTGGCCCAGGGCACCGCCGACCTGGGGCTGCCCGACGGCGAGGCGGTCGCTTTTCCCCGCGCGACCGGCCAGGCCATCGTCAATGGTGCGCTGCTGGCGCTCGCCGGCACGGTCGAATCGATGTTGCGCCGCCTGGAAGCGCACACCGGCAGGCCGGCCACGGTGTTGCTGTCAGGCGGTGATGCGGCGCGGCTGGCGCCCTTATTGGCCGATACGCTGGCGGAGCGGCTGGTGGCCGTTGATAATCTGGTGCTGCGCGGCCTGGCCAGGCTCGCCTTTGCCGAATTGGAACCCTGA
- a CDS encoding biotin--[acetyl-CoA-carboxylase] ligase, protein MNPFVCLRLLDHEHFRPGPELAEALGISRASVSLAMKGAAELGVEVHTVKGRGYRLARPIAWLDEATVAGHLGERARFFDLRVFDEIGSTNTELMAAATQGAPAGLVYAAERQHAGRGRRGRRWQGEPGDALMFSLLWRFNLGVADLSGLSLAVGLAVARALAVLGVPEALLKWPNDIVTATGAKLGGILIELAGEAHGPSSVVIGIGLNMRLSESVRLGLDQPAESLALLGYSGDRNRLLAAVLAELAVLLPAFEQTGFAPLLPEWESRHAMQGVPARLLMPNGEQLDGLALGVANDGALRFQTRAGERQVHAGEVSLRRAQ, encoded by the coding sequence ATGAATCCCTTCGTCTGCTTGCGCCTGCTCGATCACGAACACTTCCGTCCCGGTCCCGAGCTGGCCGAAGCCTTGGGGATATCCCGCGCCAGCGTGTCGCTGGCCATGAAGGGGGCCGCCGAGCTGGGCGTGGAAGTCCACACCGTCAAGGGACGCGGCTACCGGCTGGCGCGGCCGATCGCCTGGCTGGACGAAGCGACGGTGGCCGGCCATCTGGGCGAGCGGGCGCGCTTCTTCGATCTACGCGTATTCGACGAAATCGGTTCCACCAACACCGAGCTGATGGCCGCCGCCACCCAGGGCGCCCCGGCCGGCCTAGTCTATGCCGCCGAGCGGCAACATGCCGGTCGCGGCAGGCGGGGGCGGCGCTGGCAGGGGGAACCCGGCGATGCCTTGATGTTCTCGTTGCTGTGGCGCTTCAATCTGGGCGTGGCCGACTTGTCCGGCCTCAGTCTGGCGGTGGGCCTGGCGGTGGCGCGGGCATTGGCCGTATTGGGCGTGCCGGAGGCGCTGCTGAAGTGGCCGAACGATATCGTGACCGCTACCGGCGCCAAGCTGGGCGGGATCCTGATCGAGCTGGCCGGCGAGGCGCATGGGCCATCCAGCGTGGTGATCGGCATCGGCCTCAATATGCGGCTGTCCGAGTCGGTGCGCCTCGGTCTGGATCAACCGGCCGAATCCTTGGCGCTGCTGGGCTACAGCGGCGATCGCAACCGCTTGCTGGCGGCGGTGCTGGCGGAACTGGCCGTGCTGCTGCCGGCCTTCGAACAAACCGGTTTTGCCCCTTTGCTGCCGGAGTGGGAAAGCCGCCACGCCATGCAGGGCGTGCCCGCCCGCTTGCTGATGCCGAATGGCGAACAGCTCGATGGCCTGGCGCTGGGCGTGGCCAACGATGGTGCCTTGCGTTTCCAGACCCGGGCGGGCGAGCGGCAGGTGCATGCCGGCGAAGTCAGCCTGCGGAGAGCGCAGTGA
- a CDS encoding DUF2069 domain-containing protein produces the protein MKAYFSTQAGMDQLVRQSRNGTLAGLLALFALCLLWEAVLAPLRPGSLLWVKALPLLLPLAGVLRGRRYTYQWLSMFILAWFIEGVMRAWADHGAIRYLASLEVALSVWIFVCTVVFARFTRVAAD, from the coding sequence ATGAAGGCCTACTTTTCTACCCAGGCGGGGATGGATCAACTGGTCAGGCAAAGCCGCAACGGTACCTTGGCAGGCCTGCTGGCGCTGTTCGCGCTGTGCCTGCTGTGGGAGGCCGTCCTGGCGCCGCTGCGGCCCGGCTCGCTGCTGTGGGTCAAGGCGCTGCCCTTGCTATTGCCGCTGGCGGGGGTTCTGCGGGGCCGCCGTTATACGTACCAGTGGCTGAGCATGTTTATCCTGGCCTGGTTTATCGAAGGGGTCATGCGCGCGTGGGCGGATCATGGCGCGATACGCTACCTGGCCTCGCTGGAAGTGGCCTTGAGCGTCTGGATATTTGTCTGCACCGTGGTATTCGCGCGCTTTACCCGGGTAGCGGCGGACTGA
- the wrbA gene encoding NAD(P)H:quinone oxidoreductase, with translation MADLLVLYYSRHGATRQLAQMLARGIESVPGCQARLRTVPAVSTVAEATAPAIPDEGAPYAELSDFKECIGLALGSPTRFGNMAAPLKYFLDGSSADWLAGTLVGKPAAVFTSTASPHGGNEATLLTMMLPLLHHGMTLVGIPYSEAGLTLTEGGGTPYGASHVAGADGRRPIDAHEKALAIALGKRLAVTALQLARPL, from the coding sequence ATGGCCGACTTGCTAGTCCTCTATTATTCACGCCATGGCGCCACCCGGCAGCTGGCACAGATGCTTGCGCGCGGAATCGAATCCGTGCCCGGCTGCCAAGCCCGCCTGCGTACCGTGCCGGCGGTATCGACCGTGGCGGAAGCCACCGCGCCCGCCATCCCGGACGAGGGCGCACCCTATGCCGAACTGAGCGACTTCAAGGAATGCATCGGCCTGGCGCTGGGCAGTCCTACCCGCTTCGGCAATATGGCGGCGCCGCTCAAGTATTTTCTTGACGGCAGCAGTGCCGATTGGCTGGCGGGTACCCTGGTCGGGAAGCCGGCGGCGGTATTCACCAGTACCGCCAGCCCGCATGGCGGCAATGAAGCCACCCTACTCACCATGATGCTGCCCTTGCTGCACCACGGCATGACCCTGGTCGGCATACCCTACAGCGAAGCAGGGCTGACCCTGACCGAAGGCGGCGGTACCCCTTACGGCGCCAGCCACGTCGCCGGTGCGGACGGGCGCCGCCCCATCGATGCGCATGAAAAAGCGCTGGCGATCGCCCTGGGCAAGCGCCTGGCGGTGACGGCACTGCAACTGGCGAGGCCGCTATGA
- a CDS encoding YihY family inner membrane protein yields MPSLSDYRRNVISRLPAPLDFALFVVRRLRDDRCLDAAGSLTFTTLLALVPFLTIALMVVSAFPMFEDFSSSFKLFLLSNLVPDSASRVITVYMRQFTENTGKLTTLGMASLGITALAMMSTMDRTFNRIWRIHRQRPWMIKMLTYWSVLTLGPLLLGLALTLTSWLADSAGNGALAVVLSGSGILLALAGFTLLYRVVPNCPVPNSHALIAATFSTLALTLLKGLFGLYVKKFATFKLIYGAFASFPIFLLWLYLMWLVVLAGAVLTASLSYWHGEAWRRRVHPGQRLYDAVRLLLKLDDARREGATLSLGKLRNTLALGQDELHELLERLSQRGWTQPTRSNGWLLATALERITLRELYHLLVTRPVAPPRAIDGLHHILNERFGQIDASLDISLADLARQLRHADATEEKPPGQGAVRN; encoded by the coding sequence ATGCCTTCTCTCTCGGATTATCGCCGCAACGTCATCAGCCGCCTGCCCGCGCCGCTGGATTTCGCCCTATTCGTCGTGCGCCGGCTGCGCGACGACCGCTGCCTGGATGCGGCCGGCAGCCTGACCTTCACCACCTTGCTGGCCTTGGTGCCTTTCCTGACCATTGCGCTGATGGTGGTATCGGCCTTTCCGATGTTCGAGGACTTCTCCAGCAGCTTCAAGCTCTTCCTGCTGAGCAACCTGGTCCCGGACTCGGCCAGCCGTGTCATCACCGTCTATATGCGGCAGTTCACCGAGAACACCGGCAAGCTGACCACCCTGGGGATGGCCTCGCTCGGCATCACGGCGCTGGCCATGATGAGCACCATGGACCGCACATTCAACCGCATCTGGCGCATCCACCGGCAACGGCCCTGGATGATCAAGATGCTGACCTACTGGAGCGTGCTGACCCTGGGTCCGCTGTTGCTGGGCCTGGCCCTGACCTTGACCAGCTGGTTGGCCGACAGCGCCGGCAACGGCGCCTTGGCGGTGGTATTGAGCGGCAGCGGCATCCTGCTGGCGCTCGCCGGCTTCACCTTGTTGTACCGGGTGGTGCCCAACTGCCCGGTGCCGAATTCGCACGCCCTGATCGCCGCGACCTTCAGCACCCTGGCTTTGACCCTGCTGAAAGGCTTGTTCGGCCTTTATGTGAAGAAATTCGCCACTTTCAAGCTGATCTACGGCGCCTTTGCCAGCTTTCCCATCTTCCTGCTGTGGCTCTACCTGATGTGGCTGGTGGTGCTGGCCGGCGCCGTGCTGACCGCCAGCCTCTCCTACTGGCATGGCGAAGCCTGGCGCCGGCGGGTCCACCCCGGCCAGCGCCTGTATGACGCCGTGCGCCTGCTGCTGAAACTGGATGATGCCCGCCGCGAGGGCGCCACGCTCTCGCTGGGCAAGCTGCGCAACACGCTGGCGCTGGGACAGGACGAACTGCATGAATTGCTGGAACGGCTATCGCAGCGCGGCTGGACGCAGCCCACCCGCAGCAATGGCTGGCTGCTGGCTACCGCGCTGGAACGCATCACCTTGCGCGAGCTCTATCACCTGCTGGTCACCCGCCCGGTGGCGCCACCACGGGCGATCGACGGCTTGCACCATATCCTGAACGAGCGTTTCGGCCAGATCGACGCCAGTCTGGACATCAGTCTGGCGGACCTGGCCCGCCAGTTGCGGCATGCGGACGCTACCGAGGAAAAACCGCCGGGCCAGGGTGCCGTGAGGAATTAA